A region of Heteronotia binoei isolate CCM8104 ecotype False Entrance Well chromosome 2, APGP_CSIRO_Hbin_v1, whole genome shotgun sequence DNA encodes the following proteins:
- the SALL4 gene encoding sal-like protein 4 isoform X1 — MSRRKQAKPQHIHSDEQPPPDVANGSLQDDPGDREGEMSSKRCRTDETNVCEKCCAEFFNLSEFLAHKKNCTKTPPVLIMNEGEGAMPLEDFPNSSSERFPNNRMDRTIKDSHAKSCSGSVEERGEKAGAEPVGGMYLKTEPSVAPAAHGLSYLPKPKVPNTNVTLQTIRGTKVAVNQCTSESLSPSAASLHAIPMILEQLVCLQQQQLQQIQLTEQIRIQIAMMAPHILHPSIAAAADPLKALGAHMSQQLSAAVALIGQKAGNQSLSLESLKQGKLPHSNVGIPAAISMAAGLAPSISLKPEANRGLPSSMSRFPSPLLPQSSSPVIFQNPLPAVSPVVDTAKKGKGKLPAANASENKLNTEEAFFKHKCKFCGKVFGNDSALQIHLRSHTGERPYKCNICGNRFTTKGNLKVHFQRHKDKYPHIKMNPYPVPEHLDNVPTSSGIPYGMSVPLDESNLIVDTKPILTSLPASIGIGLPPHLPNIKDSLAGMLASDVHMQPRPSPESEGGSSSGTASQESGMEPSQSSPQAGCSTSAFQPGRAGEQGSETTKLQQLVENIDKSTADPNECLICHRVLSCQSSLKMHYRTHTGERPFKCKICGRAFSTKGNLKTHYGVHRANTPLKMQHSCPICQKKFTNAVVLQQHIRMHMGGQIPNTPVPENTCDSIDVEGAAAEKNGEPCCTDENVESMETTGDLESRDGPSHSSKPPTPCDTHPDPSSSVFSSLSVLENQMKIVNSALTLQRQSSLKSSDNGSAESDGTTNDSSSVVGDPDYQNGSRSPVASESASFLALSPANSQAESTRSKSPGFNIPENGVSGSKSDGPEIHPVERDSALDLTYGNIGRKVIKEEPGLHFQNGEYGRNSVHAAFIRAPPALIKMEIPLDRPIGGSHFIGPPTLSPGVPPLLVPTPRRTAKQHICTTCGKNFSSASALQIHERTHTGEKPFACSICGRAFTTKGNLKVHVGTHMWNNSARRGRRLSIDNPMALLGSDPKKASEIFPKDVVPQSVNLDPAAWNQYAAVLSNGLAMKTNEISVIQSGGIPPLPTTIGGGPTINIAMNSATVSKIDVSQSAIGSEMEKPNSAAAGSVPKHQFPHFMEENKIAVN, encoded by the exons GGAGTCTACAAGACGACCCAGGTGACCGAGAAGGTGAAATGAGTTCCAAAAGGTGCCGAACAGATGAAACCAATGTGTGTGAGAAATGCTGTGCGGAGTTCTTCAACCTCTCCGAATTCCTTGCGCATAAGAAAAATTGCACTAAAACGCCGCCTGTCCTAATCATGAATGAAGGGGAGGGAGCGATGCCCTTGGAGGACTTCCCCAACAGCTCCTCAGAGCGTTTCCCGAACAATCGGATGGACAGGACCATCAAGGACAGTCATGCCAAAAGCTGCTCTGGTTCTGtggaagagagaggagagaaagctGGCGCCGAGCCAGTGGGAGGGATGTACCTAAAAACGGAGCCCTCTGTTGCCCCTGCGGCTCATGGTTTAAGCTACTTACCCAAACCTAAAGTACCCAACACTAATGTAACTTTGCAAACTATCCGTGGCACTAAAGTGGCCGTCAACCAGTGTACCTCTGAGAGTCTTTCTCCATCAGCAGCCAGCCTCCACGCTATCCCAATGATCCTCGAGCAACTTGTGTGCCTCCAGCAACAGCAGCTCCAGCAGATCCAACTAACAGAGCAAATCCGCATCCAGATAGCCATGATGGCTCCCCACATTCTTCACCCTTCCATAGCTGCTGCTGCAGACCCTCTCAAAGCTTTGGGTGCTCACATGTCCCAGCAACTCTCGGCTGCTGTTGCTTTAATTGGACAGAAAGCTGGGAACCAAAGCCTATCACTGGAATCCTTgaaacaaggcaaactacctcaCTCGAACGTTGGCATTCCAGCAGCCATCTCCATGGCTGCTGGTCTTGCGCCTTCCATTTCCTTGAAGCCTGAGGCAAACCGGGGCCTGCCAAGCTCCATGTCCCGCTTCCCAAGCCCTTTGCTACCTCAATCGTCCAGCCCGGTCATCTTCCAAAACCCGCTTCCTGCTGTTTCCCCAGTGGTTGACACCgcaaagaaagggaaagggaagctgCCGGCAGCAAATGCGTCTGAAAACAAACTGAATACGGAAGAAGCCTTCTTCAAACACAAGTGCAAATTTTGCGGCAAGGTCTTCGGCAATGACAGTGCCCTGCAGATCCATCTGCGGTCCCACACTGGCGAAAGGCCGTACAAGTGTAACATTTGTGGCAACCGCTTTACAACCAAAGGGAACCTGAAAGTGCATTTCCAGCGGCATAAAGACAAGTACCCTCACATCAAGATGAATCCCTATCCAGTTCCTGAACACCTAGACAATGTGCCCACCAGCAGTGGCATACCCTACGGGATGTCTGTCCCACTGGATGAGTCAAACTTGATTGTGGATACCAAGCCTATTTTGACCTCCCTGCCTGCTTCCATAGGTATTGGCTTGCCTCCTCATCTACCAAACATCAAGGATTCTCTCGCAGGCATGCTTGCGAGTGATGTACACATGCAGCCTAGGCCTTCTCCAGAAAGCGAAGGTGGTTCTTCATCAGGGACGGCCAGTCAGGAGTCAGGAATGGAACCGAGCCAGAGTTCCCCACAAGCCGGCTGCAGCACGAGTGCCTTCCAACCGGGCAGAGCTGGCGAACAAGGTTCAGAAACAACCAAACTGCAGCAGCTGGTGGAGAACATTGACAAGTCCACGGCCGACCCCAATGAGTGCCTGATATGCCACCGAGTCCTCAGCTGCCAGAGCTCCCTCAAAATGCATTACCGGACCCACACTGGTGAGAGGCCCTTTAAGTGCAAGATCTGCGGCCGTGCGTTCTCTACCAAAGGCAACCTCAAGACGCATTATGGCGTCCACCGAGCAAACACTCCGTTGAAGATGCAGCACTCCTGCCCCATCTGCCAGAAGAAGTTTACAAATGCGGTGGTGCTGCAGCAGCATATCCGTATGCACATGGGGGGACAAATTCCTAACACGCCAGTCCCAGAAAACACATGTGACAGTATTGACGTGGAAGGTGCTGCAGCTGAGAAGAATGGAGAGCCATGCTGTACAGATGAGAATGTAGAAAGCATGGAGACAACAGGAGACCTGGAATCGCGGGATGGTCCAAGCCACTCTTCTAAGCCACCCACTCCTTGCGATACCCATCCTGATCCTTCCAGCTCGGTTTTTTCAAGCCTCTCAGTGCTGGAAAACCAGATGAAGATTGTCAACTCAGCCCTGACCTTACAGCGTCAAAGCAGCCTGAAGTCCAGTGACAACGGCTCAGCGGAGAGTGATGGCACAACTAATGATTCTTCCTCGGTAGTGGGTGACCCAGACTATCAAAATGGCAGCCGGAGCCCCGTTGCTTCTGAATCAGCTTCATTCCTGGCATTATCTCCAGCCAACAGTCAAGCAGAGAGCACCAGATCCAAGTCTCCGGGTTTTAACATCCCAGAAAACGGCGTTTCAGGAAGCAAGTCTGACGGTCCTGAAATCCATCCTGTAGAAAGAGATAGTGCTTTGGATCTAACGTATGGCAATATTGGTCGAAAGGTTATTAAAGAAGAGCCTGGCCTACACTTCCAAAATGGAGAGTATG GCCGAAACAGTGTCCATGCGGCTTTTATCCGAGCGCCACCAGCTCTCATCAAAATGGAAATTCCCCTTGATCGCCCTATCGGTGGAAGCCATTTTATTGGCCCCCCTACATTGTCTCCTGGTGTCCCTCCTCTTCTGGTGCCAACCCCTCGCCGTACTGCTAAACAGCATATCTGCACTACTTGTGGCAAGAATTTTTCTTCAGCAAGTGCTCTTCAGATTCACGAACGGACTCATACAGGTGAAAAGCCATTTGCATGCTCCATCTGTGGAAGAGCTTTCACCACGAAAGGGAACTTGAAG GTCCACGTTGGAACTCATATGTGGAACAACTCAGCCAGGCGTGGAAGAAGACTTTCCATTGATAATCCCATGGCTTTGCTCGGCAGTGACCCAAAGAAGGCATCAGAGATCTTTCCTAAGGATGTTGTGCCCCAGTCGGTCAACCTTGATCCTGCAGCATGGAACCAGTATGCAGCAGTACTGAGCAACGGCTTAGCCATGAAGACCAATGAGatctctgtgattcagagtggcGGAATACCTCCTCTTCCAACTACAATTGGAGGAGGTCCAACAATCAATATTGCCATGAATTCTGCCACAGTCTCCAAGATAGATGTTTCTCAGTCTGCCATTGGCTCAGAGATGGAGAAGCCTAACAGTGCGGCTGCAGGCAGTGTGCCAAAACACCAATTTCCTCATTTTATGGAGGAGAACAAAATCGCTGTCAATTAA
- the SALL4 gene encoding sal-like protein 4 isoform X2, protein MSSKRCRTDETNVCEKCCAEFFNLSEFLAHKKNCTKTPPVLIMNEGEGAMPLEDFPNSSSERFPNNRMDRTIKDSHAKSCSGSVEERGEKAGAEPVGGMYLKTEPSVAPAAHGLSYLPKPKVPNTNVTLQTIRGTKVAVNQCTSESLSPSAASLHAIPMILEQLVCLQQQQLQQIQLTEQIRIQIAMMAPHILHPSIAAAADPLKALGAHMSQQLSAAVALIGQKAGNQSLSLESLKQGKLPHSNVGIPAAISMAAGLAPSISLKPEANRGLPSSMSRFPSPLLPQSSSPVIFQNPLPAVSPVVDTAKKGKGKLPAANASENKLNTEEAFFKHKCKFCGKVFGNDSALQIHLRSHTGERPYKCNICGNRFTTKGNLKVHFQRHKDKYPHIKMNPYPVPEHLDNVPTSSGIPYGMSVPLDESNLIVDTKPILTSLPASIGIGLPPHLPNIKDSLAGMLASDVHMQPRPSPESEGGSSSGTASQESGMEPSQSSPQAGCSTSAFQPGRAGEQGSETTKLQQLVENIDKSTADPNECLICHRVLSCQSSLKMHYRTHTGERPFKCKICGRAFSTKGNLKTHYGVHRANTPLKMQHSCPICQKKFTNAVVLQQHIRMHMGGQIPNTPVPENTCDSIDVEGAAAEKNGEPCCTDENVESMETTGDLESRDGPSHSSKPPTPCDTHPDPSSSVFSSLSVLENQMKIVNSALTLQRQSSLKSSDNGSAESDGTTNDSSSVVGDPDYQNGSRSPVASESASFLALSPANSQAESTRSKSPGFNIPENGVSGSKSDGPEIHPVERDSALDLTYGNIGRKVIKEEPGLHFQNGEYGRNSVHAAFIRAPPALIKMEIPLDRPIGGSHFIGPPTLSPGVPPLLVPTPRRTAKQHICTTCGKNFSSASALQIHERTHTGEKPFACSICGRAFTTKGNLKVHVGTHMWNNSARRGRRLSIDNPMALLGSDPKKASEIFPKDVVPQSVNLDPAAWNQYAAVLSNGLAMKTNEISVIQSGGIPPLPTTIGGGPTINIAMNSATVSKIDVSQSAIGSEMEKPNSAAAGSVPKHQFPHFMEENKIAVN, encoded by the exons ATGAGTTCCAAAAGGTGCCGAACAGATGAAACCAATGTGTGTGAGAAATGCTGTGCGGAGTTCTTCAACCTCTCCGAATTCCTTGCGCATAAGAAAAATTGCACTAAAACGCCGCCTGTCCTAATCATGAATGAAGGGGAGGGAGCGATGCCCTTGGAGGACTTCCCCAACAGCTCCTCAGAGCGTTTCCCGAACAATCGGATGGACAGGACCATCAAGGACAGTCATGCCAAAAGCTGCTCTGGTTCTGtggaagagagaggagagaaagctGGCGCCGAGCCAGTGGGAGGGATGTACCTAAAAACGGAGCCCTCTGTTGCCCCTGCGGCTCATGGTTTAAGCTACTTACCCAAACCTAAAGTACCCAACACTAATGTAACTTTGCAAACTATCCGTGGCACTAAAGTGGCCGTCAACCAGTGTACCTCTGAGAGTCTTTCTCCATCAGCAGCCAGCCTCCACGCTATCCCAATGATCCTCGAGCAACTTGTGTGCCTCCAGCAACAGCAGCTCCAGCAGATCCAACTAACAGAGCAAATCCGCATCCAGATAGCCATGATGGCTCCCCACATTCTTCACCCTTCCATAGCTGCTGCTGCAGACCCTCTCAAAGCTTTGGGTGCTCACATGTCCCAGCAACTCTCGGCTGCTGTTGCTTTAATTGGACAGAAAGCTGGGAACCAAAGCCTATCACTGGAATCCTTgaaacaaggcaaactacctcaCTCGAACGTTGGCATTCCAGCAGCCATCTCCATGGCTGCTGGTCTTGCGCCTTCCATTTCCTTGAAGCCTGAGGCAAACCGGGGCCTGCCAAGCTCCATGTCCCGCTTCCCAAGCCCTTTGCTACCTCAATCGTCCAGCCCGGTCATCTTCCAAAACCCGCTTCCTGCTGTTTCCCCAGTGGTTGACACCgcaaagaaagggaaagggaagctgCCGGCAGCAAATGCGTCTGAAAACAAACTGAATACGGAAGAAGCCTTCTTCAAACACAAGTGCAAATTTTGCGGCAAGGTCTTCGGCAATGACAGTGCCCTGCAGATCCATCTGCGGTCCCACACTGGCGAAAGGCCGTACAAGTGTAACATTTGTGGCAACCGCTTTACAACCAAAGGGAACCTGAAAGTGCATTTCCAGCGGCATAAAGACAAGTACCCTCACATCAAGATGAATCCCTATCCAGTTCCTGAACACCTAGACAATGTGCCCACCAGCAGTGGCATACCCTACGGGATGTCTGTCCCACTGGATGAGTCAAACTTGATTGTGGATACCAAGCCTATTTTGACCTCCCTGCCTGCTTCCATAGGTATTGGCTTGCCTCCTCATCTACCAAACATCAAGGATTCTCTCGCAGGCATGCTTGCGAGTGATGTACACATGCAGCCTAGGCCTTCTCCAGAAAGCGAAGGTGGTTCTTCATCAGGGACGGCCAGTCAGGAGTCAGGAATGGAACCGAGCCAGAGTTCCCCACAAGCCGGCTGCAGCACGAGTGCCTTCCAACCGGGCAGAGCTGGCGAACAAGGTTCAGAAACAACCAAACTGCAGCAGCTGGTGGAGAACATTGACAAGTCCACGGCCGACCCCAATGAGTGCCTGATATGCCACCGAGTCCTCAGCTGCCAGAGCTCCCTCAAAATGCATTACCGGACCCACACTGGTGAGAGGCCCTTTAAGTGCAAGATCTGCGGCCGTGCGTTCTCTACCAAAGGCAACCTCAAGACGCATTATGGCGTCCACCGAGCAAACACTCCGTTGAAGATGCAGCACTCCTGCCCCATCTGCCAGAAGAAGTTTACAAATGCGGTGGTGCTGCAGCAGCATATCCGTATGCACATGGGGGGACAAATTCCTAACACGCCAGTCCCAGAAAACACATGTGACAGTATTGACGTGGAAGGTGCTGCAGCTGAGAAGAATGGAGAGCCATGCTGTACAGATGAGAATGTAGAAAGCATGGAGACAACAGGAGACCTGGAATCGCGGGATGGTCCAAGCCACTCTTCTAAGCCACCCACTCCTTGCGATACCCATCCTGATCCTTCCAGCTCGGTTTTTTCAAGCCTCTCAGTGCTGGAAAACCAGATGAAGATTGTCAACTCAGCCCTGACCTTACAGCGTCAAAGCAGCCTGAAGTCCAGTGACAACGGCTCAGCGGAGAGTGATGGCACAACTAATGATTCTTCCTCGGTAGTGGGTGACCCAGACTATCAAAATGGCAGCCGGAGCCCCGTTGCTTCTGAATCAGCTTCATTCCTGGCATTATCTCCAGCCAACAGTCAAGCAGAGAGCACCAGATCCAAGTCTCCGGGTTTTAACATCCCAGAAAACGGCGTTTCAGGAAGCAAGTCTGACGGTCCTGAAATCCATCCTGTAGAAAGAGATAGTGCTTTGGATCTAACGTATGGCAATATTGGTCGAAAGGTTATTAAAGAAGAGCCTGGCCTACACTTCCAAAATGGAGAGTATG GCCGAAACAGTGTCCATGCGGCTTTTATCCGAGCGCCACCAGCTCTCATCAAAATGGAAATTCCCCTTGATCGCCCTATCGGTGGAAGCCATTTTATTGGCCCCCCTACATTGTCTCCTGGTGTCCCTCCTCTTCTGGTGCCAACCCCTCGCCGTACTGCTAAACAGCATATCTGCACTACTTGTGGCAAGAATTTTTCTTCAGCAAGTGCTCTTCAGATTCACGAACGGACTCATACAGGTGAAAAGCCATTTGCATGCTCCATCTGTGGAAGAGCTTTCACCACGAAAGGGAACTTGAAG GTCCACGTTGGAACTCATATGTGGAACAACTCAGCCAGGCGTGGAAGAAGACTTTCCATTGATAATCCCATGGCTTTGCTCGGCAGTGACCCAAAGAAGGCATCAGAGATCTTTCCTAAGGATGTTGTGCCCCAGTCGGTCAACCTTGATCCTGCAGCATGGAACCAGTATGCAGCAGTACTGAGCAACGGCTTAGCCATGAAGACCAATGAGatctctgtgattcagagtggcGGAATACCTCCTCTTCCAACTACAATTGGAGGAGGTCCAACAATCAATATTGCCATGAATTCTGCCACAGTCTCCAAGATAGATGTTTCTCAGTCTGCCATTGGCTCAGAGATGGAGAAGCCTAACAGTGCGGCTGCAGGCAGTGTGCCAAAACACCAATTTCCTCATTTTATGGAGGAGAACAAAATCGCTGTCAATTAA